One window from the genome of Anaerococcus sp. Marseille-Q7828 encodes:
- a CDS encoding bifunctional hydroxymethylpyrimidine kinase/phosphomethylpyrimidine kinase produces MSQILLINDFVSRGKIAGNMVDPVLSHAGHDVYFLPTALISHNFSLGNVATLDTNKYIKDCLNVWKKLDFNFDLVFIGYIENIEQKNIIVDYLKTLADQVLVIMDPIMGDDGSLYPGLDDEKIQIYKEILTYADIIIPNHTEASLLDLDNFDDLLEHNKKYVITSVEEDEKSYTLGISDKLHRVFYEKLDAKYAGTGDLFDALFINNYLETCDFNLSIEKTVEDMSKILRMQKEEFEDNISIAIEAILPKIEGGYNA; encoded by the coding sequence ATGAGTCAAATATTACTTATAAATGATTTCGTATCAAGGGGCAAGATTGCTGGCAATATGGTTGATCCTGTTCTATCCCATGCTGGCCATGATGTTTACTTCCTGCCAACCGCTCTGATTTCCCACAACTTTTCTCTGGGCAATGTAGCAACACTTGATACAAATAAATACATAAAAGATTGTCTAAATGTATGGAAGAAGTTAGATTTTAACTTTGACCTTGTTTTTATTGGATATATAGAAAACATAGAGCAAAAAAATATCATAGTTGATTATCTAAAAACTCTAGCTGACCAAGTTTTAGTAATAATGGACCCTATTATGGGTGATGATGGGTCCCTTTATCCAGGGCTTGATGATGAGAAAATACAAATATATAAAGAAATCCTAACATATGCTGATATTATCATCCCAAATCATACCGAGGCAAGCCTCTTAGACTTGGATAATTTTGATGACTTGCTAGAACATAACAAGAAATATGTCATAACAAGTGTAGAAGAAGATGAGAAATCCTACACTTTAGGAATTTCAGATAAACTTCATAGAGTTTTTTATGAAAAATTAGATGCAAAATACGCTGGAACAGGAGATCTTTTTGATGCCTTGTTTATAAACAATTATCTAGAAACTTGCGATTTCAATTTGTCAATTGAAAAAACAGTTGAAGATATGAGCAAGATACTTAGGATGCAAAAAGAGGAATTTGAAGATAATATTTCAATAGCCATTGAAGCAATCCTGCCAAAGATTGAGGGAGGCTACAATGCTTGA
- a CDS encoding ATP cone domain-containing protein produces the protein MSELSNIVNEYLKDKNYNIDQLAEEMDKLKIDAIKNYLDNSTSDKTFVIKRSGNIEEYSFDKLIRSIKNAADENKQQLNTSDIEILIKDVEKSMKERNRKVFRTDEIKEYVKNALVNEGYSQIYDSYVHYVQNQYN, from the coding sequence ATGAGCGAATTAAGTAATATTGTAAACGAATACCTAAAAGACAAAAACTACAACATAGATCAATTAGCAGAAGAGATGGACAAGCTAAAAATTGATGCAATAAAGAACTACCTAGACAATTCAACAAGTGATAAGACTTTTGTAATCAAAAGAAGTGGCAACATAGAAGAATACTCATTTGATAAGCTAATAAGGTCCATAAAAAATGCTGCAGATGAAAATAAGCAACAACTAAACACATCAGACATTGAAATATTGATAAAAGATGTTGAAAAAAGCATGAAAGAAAGAAATAGAAAAGTATTTAGAACAGATGAAATCAAAGAATATGTCAAAAATGCCTTAGTAAATGAAGGCTACAGTCAAATTTATGATTCTTATGTCCACTACGTACAAAATCAATACAACTAG
- a CDS encoding acetyl-CoA hydrolase/transferase C-terminal domain-containing protein, with amino-acid sequence MDYKKMYEEKLITADKAAGMVKDGDWVDIGWCALTAKAFDEALAKRVDELHDVKIKGGVVPYKLAIGEADQTGEHFIYHSWHSSGTERSLINNNKYGAFFIPIKYSELPRYVRENAGRLNVAVTQVAPMDKHGNFNFGLSASHTMATFEMADKIILEVNENVPVALGGYQNYINIKDVDYVYEANSDMLTLGKAKFGEEELQVAEHVVGLLRDGDCLQIGIGGLPNAIGSEIAKSDLKDLGVHTEMYVDSFVDMAMAGKITGRKKNHDIGRQTYAFAAGSQELYDYIDGNEELMAVPVDYANDIDAIASLDNFVSINTAMEVDLWGQISSETVGTRHISGAGGALDFILGAYRSKGGRSIVALKSSRVDKEGKRISNIVPTFKPGTQATAVRSNTHYIATEQGIKNFKGLSTWQAAEALIELAHPDNRDELIKEAEKLGIWRLSNK; translated from the coding sequence ATGGACTATAAAAAAATGTATGAAGAGAAGCTAATTACAGCAGATAAAGCTGCTGGAATGGTTAAAGATGGCGACTGGGTAGATATAGGTTGGTGCGCTCTAACAGCAAAGGCTTTTGATGAAGCTTTGGCAAAGAGAGTGGATGAACTTCACGATGTCAAGATAAAAGGCGGGGTTGTTCCTTACAAACTTGCTATAGGTGAGGCCGACCAAACAGGTGAGCACTTCATCTACCATTCTTGGCACTCATCAGGAACTGAAAGAAGTCTAATAAACAATAACAAATATGGCGCTTTCTTCATTCCTATCAAATACAGTGAACTTCCAAGATATGTAAGGGAAAATGCTGGAAGACTAAATGTCGCTGTAACCCAAGTTGCACCAATGGATAAACACGGTAACTTCAACTTTGGCCTATCTGCAAGTCACACAATGGCTACTTTTGAAATGGCTGACAAAATAATACTTGAAGTAAATGAAAATGTTCCAGTTGCTCTAGGTGGATATCAAAACTATATCAATATTAAAGATGTTGATTATGTTTACGAAGCAAATAGTGATATGCTAACCCTTGGTAAGGCAAAATTTGGTGAAGAAGAACTACAAGTTGCTGAACACGTTGTGGGACTTCTAAGAGATGGCGACTGCCTACAAATTGGTATAGGTGGACTTCCAAATGCTATAGGTTCAGAAATTGCTAAATCAGACCTAAAAGACCTAGGTGTTCATACTGAGATGTATGTGGATTCCTTTGTAGATATGGCAATGGCTGGCAAAATTACAGGTAGAAAGAAAAATCACGATATAGGACGCCAAACGTATGCTTTTGCAGCAGGCAGCCAAGAACTTTATGACTATATAGATGGCAACGAAGAACTTATGGCAGTTCCTGTAGATTATGCCAACGATATAGATGCCATAGCATCCTTAGATAACTTTGTATCTATAAATACTGCTATGGAAGTAGATTTATGGGGACAAATTTCTTCTGAAACAGTTGGAACAAGACATATTTCTGGAGCAGGTGGAGCTCTTGACTTTATCCTAGGTGCTTATAGATCTAAGGGTGGTCGTTCAATAGTTGCCCTTAAATCTTCTAGAGTTGACAAAGAAGGCAAGAGAATTTCAAATATCGTTCCTACATTTAAGCCAGGTACCCAAGCAACTGCAGTTAGAAGCAATACTCACTATATAGCTACAGAACAAGGTATCAAAAATTTCAAAGGCCTATCAACATGGCAAGCAGCAGAAGCTCTAATAGAACTAGCTCATCCAGATAATAGAGATGAACTAATAAAAGAAGCTGAAAAACTAGGTATTTGGAGACTTTCAAATAAATAA
- a CDS encoding DUF2188 domain-containing protein gives MMVFDRRNYPNSMKNLDKIVRDKAIDIANAMLEDGYDEDNAIAIAIAQAKDWARDASKAEKEQIRKKDLKDHKKSEGKSGARLQDSDVEVSYNHDKEKWQVKSKGADQVEGYYDKKQTAKKRAEEIAENRQSKVITKTKEGSK, from the coding sequence ATGATGGTATTTGATAGAAGAAATTATCCAAACTCGATGAAAAACTTGGACAAGATAGTAAGAGATAAGGCAATAGACATTGCCAATGCTATGCTAGAAGACGGCTACGATGAAGACAATGCTATAGCCATAGCCATAGCCCAAGCCAAAGACTGGGCACGTGATGCCAGCAAGGCTGAAAAAGAGCAAATACGCAAAAAAGATTTGAAAGATCACAAGAAATCTGAAGGCAAAAGCGGAGCAAGGCTCCAAGATTCCGATGTAGAAGTTTCCTACAACCACGATAAGGAAAAGTGGCAAGTAAAATCAAAGGGAGCAGACCAAGTAGAAGGCTATTACGATAAAAAGCAAACAGCCAAAAAACGAGCAGAAGAAATAGCAGAAAATCGCCAAAGCAAAGTAATAACAAAGACAAAGGAAGGATCAAAATGA
- a CDS encoding MATE family efflux transporter — MLEKKYYRRALSIAWPAVFESFFIALAGIIDTFMISALGPSAVASIGLTTQPKFLALTVFFAITSAVSALVARRQGEGNREKANQTLVTSLLISMIFVVIVTVVMVAFADPILKFAGSTEETHEMAKEYFVIIILGTVFNAICWCINSAHRGAGNTQVAFVTNLVASVVNIIFNFLLIQGKLGFPALGTKGAAIATVLGTVVEMIMCFYSLSKRNSYLSFREMKKVPMKIDKTISKEISRLGVNIFIEIMSMRIGFFVTALTAARLGTESFALHNVGMNLLSLSFSFGDGMSVAVITLTGNSLGAGNKDEAIVYGRACQQIGLIMSLTISAIFFIFGRSIFGLFFADQALADQSLIIIKYLGFIVIMQVLQVIFGGSLRSAGDVKYTLAVAIVSVSIIRTAVTLITVNMLKLGLDGIWIGILSDQTSRFIGLRHRFKQGKWVDLKI; from the coding sequence ATGCTTGAAAAAAAATATTACCGCAGGGCCCTATCCATAGCTTGGCCAGCAGTATTTGAATCATTTTTTATAGCGCTAGCAGGTATCATAGATACCTTTATGATTTCTGCTCTTGGACCTTCAGCTGTAGCTTCTATAGGTCTTACAACCCAGCCAAAGTTCTTGGCTCTTACTGTATTTTTTGCAATCACTAGTGCAGTATCAGCCCTAGTTGCTAGGCGTCAGGGTGAGGGAAATAGGGAAAAAGCCAACCAAACCTTGGTTACTTCTCTACTCATTTCTATGATCTTTGTAGTCATAGTGACAGTTGTTATGGTAGCTTTCGCTGATCCTATCTTAAAATTTGCAGGTTCTACTGAAGAAACCCACGAAATGGCCAAGGAGTATTTTGTCATAATAATCCTTGGAACAGTTTTTAATGCCATATGCTGGTGTATAAACTCAGCCCACAGAGGTGCTGGAAACACACAAGTTGCCTTTGTAACAAACCTTGTTGCATCAGTAGTAAATATTATCTTTAACTTCCTACTAATCCAAGGAAAGCTAGGTTTTCCTGCTTTAGGAACAAAGGGAGCTGCTATTGCAACAGTCTTAGGTACCGTTGTAGAAATGATTATGTGCTTTTATTCCCTAAGCAAGCGCAACTCATACCTAAGTTTTAGAGAAATGAAAAAAGTTCCTATGAAAATTGATAAGACAATTTCTAAGGAAATCTCTAGACTCGGGGTTAATATTTTTATTGAAATTATGTCAATGAGAATTGGATTTTTCGTTACAGCTCTTACAGCAGCAAGGCTAGGAACAGAAAGCTTCGCTCTCCACAATGTCGGTATGAATTTACTAAGCTTATCTTTCTCCTTTGGAGATGGGATGAGTGTTGCTGTTATCACCCTCACAGGTAACTCCCTTGGGGCTGGCAACAAAGATGAGGCCATAGTCTACGGCAGGGCCTGCCAGCAAATAGGTCTTATAATGAGTTTGACCATATCCGCCATATTCTTTATATTTGGTAGATCGATATTTGGACTATTTTTTGCCGACCAAGCCTTGGCCGACCAAAGCCTTATCATTATAAAATACCTTGGATTCATAGTTATAATGCAAGTACTCCAAGTTATCTTTGGTGGTTCACTAAGGTCAGCAGGAGATGTAAAATACACCCTGGCAGTAGCTATTGTATCTGTATCCATAATCAGAACTGCAGTAACATTGATTACTGTAAATATGTTAAAGCTAGGCTTAGACGGAATCTGGATAGGTATTTTGTCAGACCAAACCAGTAGATTTATCGGTCTAAGACATAGGTTTAAACAAGGAAAATGGGTAGACCTAAAAATCTAG
- the cls gene encoding cardiolipin synthase — MNNEYVKIMEKINENKYVKKTKKSLLSLVFSRAGVFILLILLQIGFMVYLYHYINIDVSLLIGGDTVLRMAIMLIILNMDSINPSYKISWFMLIAIFPSFSTAVFLLDHLSIGYRKEQKRVLDMERVSRKLYNRDLSLVYDLKENDKELYNYQNYFYDLGGFVTYDKTSTKYYPVGEDVFADILTAIRGARDFIFIEIFIISYGYMWGTILEELVKKVEEGVEVRLLFDGTNSLVRVKSNFVEEMNSLGIKCKVFSPMIPIVSTYYNNRDHRKIFVIDNEYAFTGGINLADEYINVYERFGHWKDCGLRLKGAAVESLTLMFLQMWSDSPDEVDSFARYLPRKSDPDGAGLCIPFSDSPMDDEYFAKNSILTMLNNATDYVYFMTPYLILEDEIINAITNATKRGVDVRICMPHIPDKKIAFALAKSHYVHLISNGVRIYEYTPGFCHSKVWLSDDSNAFVGTINLDYRALYLNFECGVWMKDTSAIGQIKEDFDVFFSIGSPISLEDAKNRPLITKAVGYVAKPFATLF; from the coding sequence ATGAATAATGAATATGTAAAGATAATGGAAAAAATAAATGAGAATAAGTATGTAAAGAAAACAAAAAAATCCTTGCTTTCTTTAGTATTTAGCAGAGCAGGTGTATTTATTTTGTTGATACTTCTTCAAATAGGATTTATGGTATACCTCTACCATTACATAAATATCGACGTATCTTTATTGATAGGAGGAGATACGGTACTAAGAATGGCTATAATGCTTATAATTCTAAATATGGATTCCATAAACCCTTCTTATAAAATATCTTGGTTTATGCTTATTGCAATCTTTCCAAGTTTCTCTACAGCTGTATTCTTGCTTGACCACCTTAGCATCGGCTATAGGAAAGAGCAAAAGAGAGTCTTAGATATGGAAAGAGTTTCTAGGAAACTTTATAACAGAGATTTATCTTTGGTATATGACCTAAAAGAAAATGACAAGGAATTGTACAACTACCAAAACTATTTTTATGATTTGGGTGGTTTTGTGACCTATGATAAGACATCCACAAAATATTATCCAGTAGGTGAGGATGTCTTTGCTGATATCTTAACAGCTATCAGAGGAGCTAGAGACTTTATATTTATAGAGATATTTATAATTTCTTATGGATATATGTGGGGGACAATCCTTGAAGAACTGGTTAAAAAAGTCGAAGAGGGAGTAGAAGTTAGGCTCTTATTTGATGGAACCAATTCTTTAGTAAGGGTTAAGTCTAACTTTGTTGAAGAGATGAATTCACTTGGGATAAAATGCAAGGTATTTTCACCAATGATTCCAATAGTATCAACCTACTACAACAATAGAGACCATAGAAAAATATTTGTTATAGATAACGAATACGCCTTTACTGGTGGGATAAACTTGGCTGATGAGTATATAAATGTCTATGAAAGGTTTGGCCATTGGAAAGATTGTGGCCTAAGACTAAAGGGAGCTGCAGTAGAATCTCTCACTTTGATGTTTCTACAAATGTGGTCGGATTCTCCTGACGAAGTGGATAGCTTTGCTAGATACTTGCCAAGAAAATCTGATCCAGATGGAGCAGGTTTATGTATACCATTTTCTGATAGTCCAATGGATGATGAGTACTTTGCCAAAAACTCCATCCTAACTATGCTAAACAATGCCACAGACTATGTATATTTTATGACACCTTACCTAATCCTTGAAGATGAGATAATAAATGCAATCACAAATGCTACAAAAAGAGGGGTAGATGTTAGGATTTGTATGCCTCATATACCGGATAAAAAAATAGCCTTTGCCTTGGCAAAGAGTCACTATGTACATTTGATATCAAATGGTGTGAGAATATATGAGTATACGCCGGGTTTTTGCCACTCTAAGGTGTGGTTATCTGATGACTCCAATGCCTTTGTCGGCACCATCAATCTTGACTACAGAGCCTTATACTTAAACTTTGAGTGTGGGGTTTGGATGAAAGATACATCTGCTATTGGTCAAATCAAAGAAGACTTTGATGTATTTTTCTCTATAGGAAGTCCGATAAGCCTAGAAGATGCCAAAAATAGACCTTTGATAACTAAGGCAGTGGGATATGTGGCTAAACCATTTGCAACCTTGTTTTAA
- a CDS encoding GntR family transcriptional regulator translates to MFELNANLDTPLYMQIVDQTKLAIAKGYFRNGDRFPSVRELSRELLVNQATVSKAFKELDRQGIIETQAGIGTFISFDDAKFLDRIDDLNKKLTDDFIEAKYLGITLDDVIKLYERAGKDL, encoded by the coding sequence TTGTTTGAATTAAATGCAAATTTGGATACACCTCTTTATATGCAGATAGTTGATCAAACAAAGCTAGCTATTGCAAAGGGATATTTTAGAAATGGCGATAGGTTCCCATCAGTTAGGGAGCTATCGAGAGAACTATTAGTTAACCAAGCAACAGTTTCCAAGGCATTTAAAGAGTTGGATAGGCAAGGAATTATCGAAACTCAGGCAGGAATAGGTACATTTATATCCTTTGATGACGCGAAATTCCTAGATAGAATAGATGATTTGAACAAGAAATTAACAGATGATTTTATAGAGGCAAAATATCTAGGCATTACCCTAGATGATGTTATAAAGTTATATGAAAGAGCAGGTAAAGATTTATGA
- a CDS encoding ImmA/IrrE family metallo-endopeptidase, whose product MPVSYDKIYLDTKNLIKKHKSRDPKEILEDRGVFLLPFSTRTKLLGMYKIIKRNRFVFYNPYVGDPIINMVLAHELGHDFYHRDEVKDGLAEYQLFDIKTDMEIEANIFAAHLLINEDSLIDDIKQGYTYNELASLYDVNVNLMIFKLNEMHRMGMPIVKNEADSKFFTQIDGNNENFGNY is encoded by the coding sequence ATGCCTGTATCATATGATAAAATTTATTTGGATACAAAAAACTTAATAAAAAAACACAAAAGTCGAGATCCCAAAGAAATCCTAGAAGATCGCGGAGTATTTCTCTTGCCTTTTTCTACCAGGACAAAGCTTTTGGGTATGTATAAGATCATCAAAAGAAACCGCTTTGTTTTCTACAATCCCTATGTAGGAGATCCAATCATAAATATGGTTTTGGCCCACGAGCTAGGCCACGACTTCTACCACAGGGATGAAGTCAAAGATGGCCTTGCAGAATATCAACTTTTTGATATAAAGACTGATATGGAGATAGAAGCAAATATCTTTGCAGCACATCTCTTGATAAATGAAGATTCCCTCATAGATGATATAAAACAAGGCTACACCTACAATGAATTGGCAAGTCTTTACGATGTAAACGTAAATCTCATGATTTTTAAGCTCAATGAAATGCATAGGATGGGTATGCCTATAGTTAAAAATGAAGCAGACTCAAAGTTTTTTACTCAAATTGATGGCAACAATGAAAATTTTGGTAATTACTAA
- the rlmH gene encoding 23S rRNA (pseudouridine(1915)-N(3))-methyltransferase RlmH, translating to MDIKIIAVGKIKEKFYKDAIDEYLKRMQTYNKVEIIEVADEMAAENLSEKELEQVKEKEGERILGKISKEDYVVSLEILGKQMDSIEFAKFIEDEMAEGFGRNLVFVIGGSNGLAKEVSQRSNKKLSFGKMTYPHQLMRVILTEQIYRAYRIINGHPYHK from the coding sequence ATGGATATAAAAATTATAGCAGTAGGAAAAATTAAAGAAAAATTTTACAAAGATGCCATAGACGAATACTTAAAAAGAATGCAAACTTACAACAAGGTAGAGATAATAGAAGTAGCAGACGAAATGGCAGCAGAAAATCTATCAGAAAAAGAACTAGAGCAAGTAAAGGAAAAAGAAGGAGAGAGAATACTTGGCAAAATAAGCAAAGAAGACTATGTAGTAAGCCTAGAAATCCTAGGCAAACAAATGGACAGCATAGAATTTGCCAAATTCATAGAAGACGAAATGGCCGAAGGCTTCGGCAGAAACCTAGTATTCGTAATAGGAGGCTCAAACGGCCTAGCAAAAGAAGTAAGCCAAAGATCCAACAAAAAACTATCCTTCGGAAAAATGACCTACCCCCACCAACTAATGAGAGTAATACTAACAGAACAAATATACAGAGCCTACAGGATAATAAATGGACATCCGTACCATAAATAG
- a CDS encoding helix-turn-helix domain-containing protein, translating to MPFAKKLKELRESKNMTQEELANYCQVSLKTISRYESGQSKPRYRKTYDALAEALDTTHDYLVTDEEDFILSARERYGSVGAKDAEEMVRGVIGLMAGGEVPEKDKKAILDAISEAYYIAKTENKKYSPNKGK from the coding sequence ATGCCATTTGCAAAAAAATTAAAAGAATTAAGAGAAAGCAAAAATATGACCCAGGAAGAATTGGCGAATTATTGCCAGGTCTCCCTCAAAACTATATCAAGATACGAATCTGGCCAAAGCAAGCCAAGATATAGGAAGACTTACGATGCCCTAGCAGAAGCCTTGGATACTACCCACGATTATTTGGTGACAGATGAGGAAGACTTCATCCTATCAGCCAGAGAACGCTATGGCAGTGTTGGAGCAAAAGATGCTGAGGAAATGGTAAGGGGAGTAATAGGTCTTATGGCAGGTGGCGAAGTCCCGGAAAAGGACAAAAAGGCAATACTAGATGCCATAAGCGAAGCCTACTATATAGCCAAGACAGAAAACAAAAAATATTCACCAAACAAGGGAAAATAA
- a CDS encoding acetyl-CoA C-acetyltransferase, whose product MEKRESVILAYARTPFGKFGGALRPLEATELGGIAIRGAIDKAGIKDSDIDYVLMGNVLQAGEGQIPSRQATRAAGIDWSVPSQTINKVCASSFTAVTLADMMIRAGNIDLAIAGGMESMSNAPFASKDMRWGHRMFNAEFKDLMVTDGLWDPWYDQHMGSSAGKTAAEYKISRQEQDRWAAISQQRAEEAMEAGRLDEDIVPVEVPQRKGDPIIVDKDEQPRKGVTEETLAKLSGLFFKENTVTAGNAPATNDGASALVIASRAKAEELGIKPLATIVDTAWVSKDSPYIVDVPGESIKKLLEANDLTVDDIDVFEVNEAFAAVVNRTQQIVAIPDEKLNVNGGAIAFGHPIGATGGRIIMQLVSAMKQRNAKLGVAAICSGGAQGDAVLIRMED is encoded by the coding sequence ATGGAAAAAAGAGAAAGTGTTATACTTGCCTATGCGAGAACTCCATTTGGTAAATTTGGAGGAGCATTAAGGCCACTAGAAGCTACAGAACTTGGTGGTATTGCAATCCGTGGAGCCATTGATAAGGCTGGTATCAAGGATAGCGATATAGACTATGTGCTTATGGGAAATGTTTTGCAAGCTGGTGAGGGACAAATACCATCCCGTCAAGCTACAAGAGCTGCAGGCATTGATTGGTCTGTACCTTCACAAACAATCAATAAGGTTTGTGCATCAAGTTTTACAGCAGTAACACTTGCTGATATGATGATTCGTGCTGGCAATATCGACCTTGCAATTGCGGGTGGTATGGAATCGATGTCCAATGCACCATTTGCAAGTAAAGATATGAGATGGGGTCATAGAATGTTTAATGCAGAATTTAAGGACCTCATGGTAACAGATGGACTTTGGGACCCTTGGTATGACCAACACATGGGATCTTCTGCAGGTAAAACAGCAGCTGAGTACAAGATAAGCAGACAAGAACAAGATAGATGGGCTGCAATAAGCCAACAAAGAGCTGAGGAAGCTATGGAAGCTGGTCGTCTAGATGAAGATATAGTTCCAGTTGAAGTTCCACAAAGAAAAGGCGATCCAATCATAGTTGACAAGGATGAACAACCTAGAAAAGGTGTAACAGAAGAAACTCTAGCAAAACTATCTGGCTTATTTTTCAAAGAAAACACAGTAACAGCTGGTAATGCTCCAGCAACAAATGATGGTGCATCAGCCCTAGTTATAGCAAGCAGAGCCAAGGCAGAAGAACTTGGAATCAAACCTCTTGCAACAATTGTAGATACAGCTTGGGTATCAAAAGATTCACCATATATAGTAGATGTACCAGGAGAATCAATCAAAAAGCTTCTAGAAGCTAATGACCTTACTGTAGATGATATTGATGTATTTGAAGTAAACGAAGCCTTTGCAGCGGTTGTAAACAGAACTCAACAAATCGTTGCAATACCAGATGAAAAACTAAATGTAAATGGTGGAGCTATTGCCTTTGGTCACCCAATAGGAGCTACAGGTGGTAGAATTATCATGCAATTAGTAAGCGCTATGAAGCAAAGAAATGCTAAATTAGGAGTTGCAGCAATATGCTCTGGTGGAGCTCAAGGTGATGCAGTTCTAATTAGAATGGAAGATTAA
- the dinB gene encoding DNA polymerase IV, producing the protein MNRVILHSDMNACYASIEAKLNPELKGIPMAVAGNPANRHGIILAKSEKAKKMGVKTGEPIWQAMSKCPDLTIVPPHYEEYLRHSKMARALYYEYTNQVEPFGLDECYLDVTGSVHLFGSGEEIAEEIRKRMKEEIGISVSVGVSFCKIFAKLGSDMKKPDATTVISEENFKEKVWPLPVRDLVGIGPATERKLNKIGIFTLGDISQTPIKLMKNLLGVNGVYLWQYCNGMDIRPVVDRDHKEAIKSIGNSSTTRRDLNSDEEVFNVLQELSFSVSRRLREAELEAMGVEVFVRNSELQSFNFSKKINMASQSSIILVREAMEIFKEKYRWAFPVRAVGIRAINLRGQGGGSQMDVFLNHEKFQKSEDVDTCLYKIRKKYGKNSITFAALKKDIGLPSDMTEIVTLPSRHYNM; encoded by the coding sequence ATGAATAGAGTAATTTTACATTCAGATATGAACGCTTGCTATGCATCCATAGAAGCAAAGTTAAATCCAGAACTTAAGGGAATTCCAATGGCTGTAGCAGGAAATCCAGCAAATCGCCATGGGATAATACTTGCCAAAAGCGAGAAGGCAAAAAAGATGGGAGTAAAGACAGGAGAGCCTATTTGGCAGGCTATGAGCAAGTGTCCAGATCTTACCATAGTTCCACCCCATTATGAAGAGTACTTGAGACACTCAAAGATGGCTAGAGCCCTTTACTACGAGTACACCAACCAGGTAGAGCCCTTTGGCCTTGATGAGTGCTATTTGGATGTGACAGGATCTGTCCACCTATTTGGATCTGGAGAAGAGATAGCAGAAGAGATTAGAAAGAGAATGAAAGAAGAAATAGGCATAAGTGTAAGTGTTGGGGTAAGTTTTTGTAAAATTTTTGCAAAGCTAGGAAGTGATATGAAAAAGCCTGACGCCACTACTGTAATAAGCGAGGAAAATTTCAAAGAAAAAGTATGGCCACTTCCTGTTCGTGACTTGGTAGGTATAGGTCCTGCCACAGAGAGAAAATTAAATAAGATTGGCATCTTTACTCTGGGTGATATTAGCCAGACGCCGATTAAACTTATGAAAAATTTGCTTGGTGTAAATGGTGTTTATCTCTGGCAGTATTGCAATGGTATGGACATAAGGCCAGTTGTAGACCGTGACCACAAAGAAGCCATCAAATCCATAGGCAATAGTTCTACAACAAGGAGAGATTTAAATAGTGATGAGGAAGTTTTCAACGTCCTCCAAGAACTTTCCTTTTCTGTATCAAGAAGGCTTAGAGAGGCAGAGCTTGAGGCCATGGGAGTGGAAGTATTTGTAAGAAACAGCGAGCTTCAAAGTTTCAATTTTTCAAAAAAAATAAATATGGCAAGCCAATCGTCAATAATTTTAGTAAGAGAAGCCATGGAAATTTTCAAAGAAAAATACCGTTGGGCCTTTCCGGTCAGGGCAGTGGGTATTCGTGCCATCAACCTTAGAGGCCAAGGGGGAGGCAGCCAAATGGATGTTTTTTTAAACCATGAGAAGTTTCAAAAAAGTGAAGATGTTGACACTTGCTTGTATAAGATTAGAAAAAAATACGGCAAAAACTCCATAACCTTTGCAGCCCTCAAGAAAGATATAGGGCTTCCAAGTGATATGACAGAAATAGTAACCCTACCAAGTAGGCATTATAATATGTAA